The following coding sequences are from one Triticum dicoccoides isolate Atlit2015 ecotype Zavitan chromosome 4A, WEW_v2.0, whole genome shotgun sequence window:
- the LOC119287092 gene encoding endo-1,4-beta-xylanase 1-like, which translates to MAMGGNAGGRAGDGGEDDNIILNPEFDGGLDGWSGSGCKIELHDSLDDGKVLPATGKYFVAATGRTDTWNGVMQDVTARLQRKTAYEVAATVRLSGANVSPCEVRATLAVQTTDGRQQYIAVGKLQASDKDWAQLQGKFLLNSTVAKATIYIEGPRAGVDLLLDCLVVKHAQKAPPCSPPDFQNLEYGANIIQNSNLDDGLNCWFPLGPCALAVRDGSPRVLPPMAQESLALDDEPLNGKHIHVTGRTQTWMGPAQIITDKLTLHATYQVSAWVRVAGQMTGAQNINIAVAVDSQWLNGGQVLARDERWYEIGGSFRVEAKPASRAMVYVQGPDAGLDLMVAGFQVFPVDRKARVKHLRKITDKVRKRDVVVKLTGADGAVVQAAECVDVRVRQVSNSFPLGACIMRTNMDNEDFVDFFTKNFNWAVFGNELKWYWTEPQRGQVNYADADDLLKLCSDNGMCVRGHCIFWEVDNMVQQWVKTLSTDDLSAAVKSRIDSLLTRYKGKFRHYDVNNEMLHGSFYQDKLGKDIRATMFKTASELDPDALLFVNDYNVEGMCDIRATPEAYIEQIIGLQEQGAPVSGVGLQGHVSNPVGPVIRNVLDRLAVLGLPLWFTELDVSAANEYVRADDLEVMLREAYAHPAVEGVMLWGFWELFMSRDSAHLVNAEGDINEAGRRLLQLKKEWLTHAHGHADENGEFKFRGHHGAYHVDVVTPTGCKITQEFTVDKDDSPMVLNINV; encoded by the exons ATGGCGATGGGTGGCAACGCGGGGGGGCGTGCCGGCGACGGCGGGGAGGACGACAACATCATCCTGAACCCGGAGTTCGACGGCGGGCTGGACGGCTGGTCCGGCAGCGGGTGCAAGATCGAGCTGCACGACTCGCTCGACGACGGCAAGGTGCTCCCGGCCACCGGCAAGTACTTCGTGGCCGCCACGGGGAGGACCGACACGTGGAACGGCGTCATGCAGGACGTGACGGCGCGGCTGCAGCGCAAGACGGCGTACGAGGTGGCGGCTACCGTGCGCCTCTCCGGGGCCAACGTCTCGCCGTGCGAGGTCCGCGCCACGCTCGCCGTGCAGACGACGGACGGCAGGCAGCAGTACATCGCCGTCGGCAA GTTGCAGGCGTCGGACAAGGACTGGGCGCAGCTGCAGGGGAAGTTCCTGCTCAACAGCACCGTGGCCAAGGCAACCATCTACATCGAAGGCCCGAGGGCCGGCGTCGACCTGCTGCTCGACTGCCTGGTGGTCAAGCACGCCCAGAAGGCACCGCCGTGCTCGCCGCCGGACTTTCAG AATCTTGAGTACGgtgccaacattatccagaacagcaaCCTCGACGACGGCCTCAACTGCTGGTTCCCGCTCGGGCCGTGCGCGCTCGCCGTTCGTGATGGCTCGCCGCGCGTGCTCCCTCCAATGGCGCAGGAGTCCCTGGCGCTGGACGACGAGCCGCTCAACGGAAAGCACATCCACGTCACCGGCCGAACGCAGACGTGGATGGGCCCCGCGCAGATCATCACTGACAAGCTTACCCTCCACGCCACGTACCAGGTCTCGGCCTGGGTCCGCGTCGCCGGCCAGATGACCGGCGCGCAGAACATCAACATCGCCGTCGCCGTCGACAGCCAATGGCTCAACGGCGGGCAGGTCCTGGCGCGTGACGAGCGGTGGTACGAGATCGGCGGCTCGTTCCGCGTGGAGGCCAAGCCGGCATCACGCGCCATGGTGTACGTCCAGGGGCCCGATGCCGGCCTGGACCTCATGGTCGCCGGCTTCCAAGTGTTCCCTGTCGACCGGAAGGCCCGGGTGAAGCACCTCAGGAAGATCACCGACAAGGTGCGCAAGCGTGATGTGGTCGTGAAGCTGACGGGGGCTGACGGCGCCGTGGTGCAGGCCGCAGAATGTGTGGATGTGCGCGTGCGCCAGGTGTCCAACAGCTTCCCGCTGGGCGCGTGCATCATGCGCACCAACATGGACAACGAGGACTTCGTGGATTTCTTCACCAAGAACTTCAACTGGGCCGTGTTCGGGAACGAGCTCAAGTGGTACTGGACGGAGCCGCAGAGGGGGCAGGTCAACTACGCCGACGCCGACGACCTCCTCAAGCTCTGCTCCGACAACGGCATGTGCGTGCGCGGCCACTGCATCTTCTGGGAGGTGGACAACATGGTGCAGCAGTGGGTGAAGACTCTCTCCACCGACGACCTGTCCGCTGCCGTCAAGAGCAGGATCGACAGCCTGCTCACCCGATACAAGGGCAAGTTCCGGCACTACGATGTCAACAACGAGATGCTGCACGGCTCCTTCTACCAGGACAAGCTCGGCAAGGACATCCGCGCCACCATGTTCAAGACGGCCAGCGAGCTCGACCCCGACGCGCTGCTCTTCGTCAACGACTACAACGTGGAGGGCATGTGCGACATCCGCGCCACGCCCGAGGCCTACATCGAGCAGATCATAGGGCTGCAGGAGCAGGGCGCGCCGGTGAGCGGCGTCGGGTTGCAGGGCCACGTGAGCAACCCGGTGGGGCCGGTGATCCGCAATGTGCTGGACCGGCTCGCCGTGCTCGGCCTCCCACTCTGGTTCACAGAGCTGGACGTGTCGGCGGCGAATGAGTACGTGCGCGCCGACGACCTGGAGGTGATGCTGCGGGAGGCGTACGCACACCCGGCGGTGGAGGGTGTCATGCTCTGGGGCTTCTGGGAGCTCTTCATGAGCCGCGACTCCGCGCACCTCGTCAACGCCGAGGGGGACATCAACGAGGCCGGACGCCGGCTGTTGCAACTGAAGAAGGAGTGGCTCACGCACGCGCACGGCCACGCCGACGAGAACGGGGAGTTCAAGTTCCGCGGCCATCACGGCGCGTACCACGTCGACGTGGTCACGCCCACCGGCTGCAAGATCACACAGGAGTTCACCGTCGACAAGGATGACTCGCCCATGGTGCTCAACATCAATGTGTGA
- the LOC119289265 gene encoding EPIDERMAL PATTERNING FACTOR-like protein 2: MGHLLLLLLALLLASTRAAFHASAAAFHASAAAFAEDKRIAGIRGVIGSRPPSCAGRCRSCGHCEAVQVPISPQEPGKKKRRMELGRHGSRAAAAGGGGGGRAMPSSYDDHSNYKPLSWRCKCGRLILSP; the protein is encoded by the exons ATGGGCCATCTTCTCCTGCTCCTACTGGCCCTCCTCCTCGCTTCCACCCGCGCCGCCTTCcacgccagcgccgccgccttccacgccagcgccgccgccttcgccgag GACAAGCGCATTGCGGGGATCAGGGGCGTGATAGGGTCGAGGCCGCCGAGCTGCGCGGGGCGGTGCCGGTCCTGCGGGCACTGCGAGGCCGTGCAGGTGCCCATTTCtccacaggagccggggaagaagaagaggaggatggaGCTTGGGCGCCATGGCAGCCGGGCtgctgcagccggtggtggtggtggtgggagaGCAATGCCGTCCTCCTACGACGACCACTCCAACTACAAGCCGTTGAGCTGGAGGTGCAAGTGCGGGCGCTTGATACTGAGCCCATGA